A region of Micromonospora sp. WMMD882 DNA encodes the following proteins:
- a CDS encoding YlxR family protein — protein MARRAQPERTCVGCRKRVSASDLLRVVAIGDEAGHRLRADPGRRLPGRGAHLHPDPACFALAVRRRAFGRALRVTGVLDHGELAEHVDAPSSTSGHPDRAGVASKVGRPT, from the coding sequence GTGGCACGACGCGCGCAGCCGGAGCGCACCTGTGTGGGTTGCCGGAAACGCGTGTCGGCCAGCGACCTTCTGCGGGTCGTCGCGATAGGTGACGAGGCTGGTCACAGGCTCCGAGCCGATCCGGGCCGCAGACTGCCGGGTCGGGGCGCGCACCTGCACCCGGATCCGGCCTGCTTCGCGCTGGCGGTGCGGCGTCGCGCCTTCGGGCGGGCGTTGCGGGTCACCGGGGTTCTCGACCACGGTGAGCTGGCGGAGCACGTCGACGCACCAAGCTCTACGTCCGGTCATCCCGACCGGGCGGGAGTCGCTAGCAAGGTAGGACGACCGACATGA
- the infB gene encoding translation initiation factor IF-2: MAGKARVHELAKELGVESKTVLAKLKEMGEFVKSASSTVEAPVARRLRGAFVASSGSSAPSAPAATPNPAPRPTPTPPPTPGEPRVSAKPMPPRRHPVPGPKPKGPIPGPPPPATPVAKPASAHDIEVAAAEARAAQLKADQEAAVKAAQAARQQQRENVRREPPTDGGARPGPRPGPGAMPPRPGSPAAGRTGTPNAGRPGPGGRPPARGAGNNPFGISGGQQRPPASSGGGPRPSPASMPPRPSPASMPPRPSPASMPSQRPGRPGGPGAGRPGGGGGAGRPGGGGGGGFRGGPGGGGGGGGFRGGPGGGGGGGGFRGGPGGGGAGAGGGFRPGGPAGGGGRPGGGGRGRGGGAAGAFGRPGGRPTRGRKSKKQRRQEFDNLSAPTMSSGAPRGQGQVVRLSRGASLSDFADRINANPGSLVQEMFNLGEMVTATQSCSDDTLLLLGEHLGFTVQIVSPEDEDRELLAQFNIDLDAEVAEDRLVSRAPVVTVMGHVDHGKTKLLDAIRKANVVAGEAGGITQHIGAYQVHVPHDGEDRAVTFIDTPGHEAFTAMRARGAQVTDIVVLVVAADDGVMPQTIEALNHAKAADVPIVVAVNKVDKPEANPDKVRQQLTEYGLVAEEYGGDTMFVNVAAKPGIGIDELLEAVLLTADASLELTAPIDGPAQGVAIEAHLDKGRGAVATVLVQKGTLRAGDSIVAGGAHGRVRAMLDENGNQVAEAGPARPVLVLGLTAVPGAGDTFLAAEDDRTVRQIAEQRQARRRAASFANSRGRATLETLMEQLKEGEKTSLNLVLKGDVSGSVEALEDALFNLDIPEEVQLRIIHRGVGAITESDVMLASASSEAVTIIGFNVRAANKVREIADREGVEIRYYTVIYQAIEEIEAALKGLLKPEYEEVELGTAEIRDVFRSSKVGNISGCIVRSGIMRRNAKARLLRDGAVVADNLTISSLKRFKDDATEVREGFECGLTLGGYNNVQVGDIIETFEMREKVRS, from the coding sequence GTGGCAGGCAAGGCCCGCGTACACGAGCTTGCGAAAGAGCTCGGGGTCGAGAGTAAGACCGTTCTCGCCAAGTTGAAGGAAATGGGCGAGTTCGTGAAGTCCGCGTCCAGCACCGTCGAGGCGCCCGTCGCCCGGCGGCTGCGCGGCGCGTTCGTCGCGTCCTCCGGTTCCTCGGCGCCGTCCGCTCCGGCGGCCACGCCGAACCCGGCCCCGCGGCCCACCCCGACCCCGCCGCCGACCCCCGGTGAGCCCCGGGTCTCGGCCAAGCCGATGCCGCCCCGGCGGCATCCGGTCCCCGGCCCGAAGCCGAAGGGACCGATTCCCGGCCCGCCGCCCCCGGCGACCCCGGTCGCCAAGCCGGCGAGCGCACACGACATCGAGGTGGCCGCCGCCGAGGCGCGGGCGGCCCAGTTGAAGGCTGACCAGGAGGCCGCGGTCAAGGCCGCGCAGGCCGCCCGCCAGCAGCAGCGCGAGAACGTCCGCCGGGAGCCCCCGACGGACGGCGGCGCTCGTCCCGGCCCGCGGCCGGGTCCGGGCGCGATGCCGCCCCGGCCGGGTTCCCCGGCCGCCGGTCGGACCGGCACGCCGAACGCGGGCCGTCCCGGCCCCGGTGGGCGTCCGCCGGCCCGTGGCGCGGGCAACAACCCGTTCGGTATCTCCGGCGGCCAGCAGCGCCCGCCGGCCAGCAGCGGCGGCGGTCCCCGGCCGAGTCCGGCCTCGATGCCGCCGCGGCCCAGCCCGGCCTCGATGCCGCCGCGGCCCAGCCCGGCCTCGATGCCGAGCCAGCGTCCCGGTCGTCCGGGCGGGCCCGGCGCGGGTCGTCCCGGCGGCGGTGGCGGCGCGGGTCGCCCCGGCGGCGGCGGTGGCGGTGGCTTCCGTGGCGGTCCCGGTGGCGGCGGCGGTGGCGGTGGCTTCCGTGGCGGTCCCGGTGGCGGCGGCGGTGGCGGCGGTTTCCGTGGCGGTCCCGGCGGCGGTGGCGCCGGCGCCGGTGGTGGCTTCCGGCCGGGTGGTCCGGCCGGTGGCGGCGGTCGTCCGGGTGGTGGCGGTCGTGGTCGCGGCGGTGGCGCCGCGGGCGCCTTCGGGCGTCCCGGTGGTCGGCCGACCCGTGGCCGCAAGTCCAAGAAGCAGCGCAGACAGGAGTTCGACAACCTGTCGGCGCCGACCATGAGCTCGGGCGCCCCCCGGGGCCAGGGTCAGGTCGTCCGGTTGTCCCGGGGCGCCTCGCTGTCGGACTTCGCCGACCGGATCAACGCCAACCCGGGTTCGCTGGTCCAGGAGATGTTCAACCTGGGCGAGATGGTCACCGCGACCCAGTCCTGCTCCGACGACACCCTGCTGCTGCTGGGTGAGCACCTGGGCTTCACCGTCCAGATCGTCAGCCCGGAGGACGAGGACCGCGAGCTGCTCGCGCAGTTCAACATCGACCTCGACGCCGAGGTCGCCGAGGACCGCCTGGTCAGCCGGGCGCCGGTGGTGACCGTCATGGGTCACGTCGACCACGGTAAGACCAAGCTGCTCGACGCGATCCGCAAGGCGAACGTGGTGGCCGGTGAGGCGGGTGGCATCACCCAGCACATCGGCGCGTACCAGGTCCACGTCCCGCACGACGGCGAGGACCGGGCGGTCACCTTCATCGACACCCCGGGTCACGAGGCGTTCACCGCCATGCGTGCCCGTGGCGCCCAGGTCACCGACATCGTGGTGCTGGTGGTCGCGGCCGACGACGGCGTGATGCCGCAGACGATCGAGGCGCTCAACCACGCCAAGGCGGCGGACGTCCCGATCGTGGTCGCGGTCAACAAGGTCGACAAGCCGGAGGCCAACCCGGACAAGGTCCGTCAGCAGCTCACCGAGTACGGCCTGGTCGCCGAGGAGTACGGCGGCGACACCATGTTCGTCAACGTGGCGGCCAAGCCCGGCATCGGCATCGACGAGCTGCTCGAAGCCGTCCTGCTGACCGCCGACGCGTCGCTGGAGCTGACCGCTCCGATCGACGGGCCGGCGCAGGGTGTGGCGATCGAGGCGCACCTGGACAAGGGCCGGGGCGCGGTCGCGACGGTGCTGGTGCAGAAGGGCACCCTCCGGGCGGGCGACTCGATCGTCGCCGGTGGGGCGCACGGCCGGGTCCGGGCGATGCTCGACGAGAACGGCAACCAGGTCGCCGAGGCCGGTCCGGCGCGTCCGGTCCTGGTGCTCGGTCTGACCGCGGTGCCGGGCGCGGGTGACACCTTCCTGGCCGCCGAGGACGACCGTACGGTGCGGCAGATCGCCGAGCAGCGGCAGGCACGGCGGCGGGCGGCGAGCTTCGCCAACTCCCGTGGCCGGGCCACCCTCGAAACGCTCATGGAGCAGCTCAAGGAGGGCGAGAAGACCTCGCTCAACCTGGTGCTCAAGGGCGACGTCTCCGGTTCCGTGGAGGCCCTCGAGGACGCGCTGTTCAACCTCGACATCCCCGAGGAGGTCCAGCTCAGGATCATCCACCGGGGCGTCGGCGCGATCACCGAGAGCGACGTCATGCTCGCGAGCGCCTCGTCCGAGGCGGTCACGATCATCGGCTTCAACGTGCGGGCCGCCAACAAGGTCCGCGAGATCGCCGACCGCGAGGGCGTGGAGATCCGGTACTACACGGTCATCTACCAGGCCATCGAGGAGATCGAGGCGGCGCTCAAGGGCCTGCTCAAGCCGGAGTACGAGGAGGTCGAGCTGGGCACCGCGGAGATCCGCGACGTGTTCCGTTCGTCCAAGGTCGGCAACATCTCCGGTTGTATCGTCCGGTCGGGCATCATGCGGCGGAACGCCAAGGCGCGGCTGCTGCGCGACGGCGCGGTCGTGGCGGACAATCTCACGATCAGTTCGCTCAAGCGGTTCAAGGACGACGCCACGGAGGTCCGCGAGGGCTTCGAGTGTGGTCTGACTCTGGGCGGTTACAACAACGTCCAGGTCGGCGACATCATCGAGACCTTCGAAATGCGGGAGAAGGTCCGTAGCTGA
- the nusA gene encoding transcription termination factor NusA, translated as MNIDLAALRALEREREIPFDTILAAIETALLTAYRHTEGAQPQARVEIDRKTGQALVYAQETDADGTFVREFDDTPHDFGRIAAMTAKQVILQRLREATDEAHFGEYVGRDGDLVTGVVQAHEARKEKGIISVDLGKLEGVLPQSEQVPGEQPQHGERIRCVVVHVAKGLRGPQITLSRSHPALVKKLFALEVPEIADGTVEIGAIAREAGHRTKIAVRSTVPGVNAKGACIGPMGQRVRAVMSELHGEKIDIIDWSDDPATFVGNALSPAKALRVEVVDLASRTARVTVPDFQLSLAIGREGQNARLAARLTGWRIDIRSDAEQSAPASRRVTDHVPEPGGAISGS; from the coding sequence GTGAACATCGACCTCGCGGCGCTGCGCGCACTGGAGCGCGAGCGGGAGATCCCGTTCGACACGATCCTCGCGGCGATCGAGACCGCGTTGTTGACCGCGTACCGGCACACCGAGGGCGCTCAGCCGCAGGCCCGGGTGGAGATCGACCGCAAGACCGGGCAGGCCCTGGTGTACGCCCAGGAGACCGACGCCGACGGCACGTTCGTCCGGGAGTTCGACGACACCCCGCACGACTTCGGTCGGATCGCCGCGATGACCGCCAAGCAGGTCATCCTGCAGCGGCTGCGGGAGGCCACCGACGAGGCGCACTTCGGTGAGTACGTCGGCCGCGACGGTGACCTGGTGACCGGCGTGGTGCAGGCGCACGAGGCCCGCAAGGAGAAGGGCATCATCAGCGTCGACCTGGGCAAGCTGGAGGGCGTGCTGCCGCAGTCCGAGCAGGTGCCCGGCGAGCAGCCCCAGCACGGGGAACGGATCCGCTGCGTGGTGGTGCACGTCGCCAAGGGGTTGCGCGGGCCGCAGATCACCCTGTCCCGGTCCCATCCGGCGCTGGTGAAGAAGCTCTTCGCGCTGGAGGTCCCGGAGATCGCCGACGGCACCGTGGAGATCGGCGCCATCGCCCGTGAGGCGGGTCACCGCACCAAGATCGCGGTCCGTTCCACCGTGCCCGGGGTGAACGCCAAGGGCGCCTGCATCGGCCCGATGGGTCAGCGGGTCCGGGCGGTGATGAGCGAGCTGCACGGCGAGAAGATCGACATCATCGACTGGTCGGACGATCCGGCCACGTTCGTCGGTAACGCCCTGTCACCGGCCAAGGCGCTCCGGGTCGAGGTGGTCGACCTGGCCAGCCGGACGGCCCGGGTAACCGTGCCGGATTTCCAGCTTTCGCTGGCCATCGGGCGGGAAGGGCAGAATGCCCGACTCGCCGCCCGGCTGACCGGTTGGCGGATCGACATCCGTTCCGACGCCGAGCAGTCCGCCCCGGCCAGCCGGCGGGTGACCGACCACGTCCCGGAGCCGGGCGGAGCGATCTCGGGCAGCTAG
- the rimP gene encoding ribosome maturation factor RimP: protein MTQRGRATRSTGRPRPTGAPRGDLATRRSRIRAVVEPVIADAGYDLEDLSVSRAGRRHVVRVIVDGDAGVNLDAVADVSRAVSAALDAAEESGGDLVAGEYQLEVSSPGVDRPLTLPRHWRRNVGRLVKVTTRAALPGQGAGQPADRQLTGRVVDADDTRVVLDVDGARAELTYPELGPGRVQVEFSRLDEIGEADGFDEAGEAGDDIDDEDDVEDEER from the coding sequence ATGACGCAGCGTGGCCGTGCCACCAGGTCGACGGGGAGGCCCCGTCCCACCGGCGCGCCGCGCGGTGACCTCGCCACCCGGCGGTCCAGGATCCGGGCCGTGGTCGAGCCCGTGATCGCCGACGCCGGGTACGACCTGGAGGATCTCTCCGTCTCCCGGGCCGGCCGCCGGCACGTGGTGCGGGTGATCGTCGACGGCGACGCGGGCGTCAACCTGGACGCCGTCGCGGATGTCTCCCGCGCGGTCTCCGCGGCGCTGGACGCCGCCGAGGAGTCCGGTGGTGACCTGGTCGCCGGTGAGTACCAGCTCGAGGTGAGCTCCCCCGGCGTCGACCGGCCGCTGACCCTGCCCCGGCACTGGCGGCGCAACGTGGGTCGGCTGGTGAAGGTGACCACCCGGGCGGCCCTGCCCGGGCAGGGCGCCGGTCAGCCGGCGGACCGGCAGCTCACCGGTCGGGTGGTCGACGCCGACGACACGCGCGTGGTGCTCGACGTGGACGGCGCGCGCGCGGAGCTGACCTACCCCGAGCTCGGCCCCGGCCGGGTGCAGGTCGAGTTCAGCCGTCTCGACGAGATCGGCGAGGCGGACGGGTTCGACGAGGCCGGCGAGGCCGGCGACGACATCGACGACGAAGATGATGTGGAGGACGAGGAGAGGTGA